The sequence below is a genomic window from Draconibacterium halophilum.
ACTCGGTGCCCCAACATCCATTGCATTGGCAATGGTTTCAACCGATGGGCGTGGTTTATATTCTCCACTTTCAAGGTATTGAAAAACCACATCGTTCTCGTTATTAGCAGCAATAAACTGTTTTACCGGCAATCCCATTTCAGCAGCAATTAATCCGGCCGTAAGATTGCCAAAGTTTCCGCTGGGCACTGAAAATACCAACTTTTTATCATCAAGTTTCCCTGCTTCTTTTAAACGCGCATAAGCATTAAAATAATAAAATGCCTGTGGAAGAAAACGGGCAACATTTATCGAGTTGGCAGATGTAAGCACCATTTTTTTATTCAGCTCTTCATCAAGAAATGCCGTTTTCACCAAATACTGACAATCATCGAAAGTTCCTTCAACTTCCAACGCAGTAATGTTCTGCCCAAGTGTTGTAAATTGTGATTCCTGAATCGTGCTAACCTTCCCTTTTGGATAAAGCACATAAACATGAATGCCTTCAACCCCCAGAAAACCGTTAGCAACAGCACTCCCGGTATCGCCTGATGTAGCCACCAAAACGTTTACCAACTTTTCTTGCTTGTCCAAAAAATGATGGAGCAAACGCGCCATAAAACGCGCTCCCACATCTTTAAATGCCAGCGTTGGCCCATGAAATAGTTCCAACGAATAAATAGAATCGGCAACTTTTACAAGCGGGCAATCAAACTGAAGAGTATCGTACACTATCTCCTTTAGTTTTGCCTCTTCGATATCTTCGCCAAAGAATTTATTTGCAACTTCAAAAGCAATTTCCTGAAACGACAGGTGTTGGATATTTTCAAAAAAAGCAGGTTCGAATTTTTCAATTCGCTCCGGCATAAACAATCCGTTATCGGCTGCCAAACCTTTTACAACTGCTTCTTTTAAAGAAACATCGGGGGTATTTTTATTGGTACTATAGTATTTCATCTCATAACAATTTAAAACTGTTAGGGGCATTCGGTGCAACTCGCCTAAAGTGTCCCAATTTTATGGGATACAATTTTATAAGCTTGTTTCATTACACGAACAAAAATATAGATTTACTTTAAAGGTTTAATTCCTGACACCCATAAAACATGACATATATCAGAAACTTAACACCTTTAGAATTAAAACAAGCAAGGACTACTTTAAAAAAGTACGAATAAATTGGTCACCTTCCAACGTTCCAAAAACGCCATTATGCGTATCAAACTCATCGTAAACTTCCACTGCATCGGCTTCTGTTCCCGGTTTATAAATGGAAAATGGCACGGCATCGCGGGTGTGCGTTTTAAGTGCACAAGGCGTTGGATGATCGGGCAAAATGGCAATTGCCACTTCCTCGTCCATTTTTGCCGTTTCTTCCAGAATGTATTTTACCACACGCTGATCAAGGTACTCAATCGTTTTTGTTTTGAGTTCCACATCACCTTCGTGGCCGGCTTCATCGCTGGCTTCAATATGCAAATACACAAAATCGTTTTCGTTCAGCGCTTCAATCGCAGCCTGTGCTTTTCCTTCGTAGTTGGTATCGTACAAACCTGTTGCCCCTTCAACATGAATTACTTTCATTCCGGCATAAACACCAATTCCATGAATCAGATCGACTGCTGATATAACCGCAGAATTTTCGATACCGAACATTTCTTTTAACGTTGGCATAGCTGGCTTATAACCAGGCGACCATGGCCAGACACTGTTTCCTGCATCTTTCCCTGCTTCCCTACGTTTCTGGTTTATGGGATGGTTTTCGAGCAATTCCTGCGATTTCATAATTAACTCTGTAATCAAATCAGAAGTTTCTTTTGCTGCTTCGGTTTTTGCTTGTGGCAAACAATCTCGGAACGGTGTTCCCGGAACATCGTGCGGTGGTGTGAAAGAAAAATCCTTTATACCTTCTTTTATTACCAAGAGGTGGCGGTACGAAACACCCGAATAGAATTTTATTCTGTCTGTTCCCAGTTTCTCATTAAGATATTGAATCAGTACTTCCGCCTCTTCCGTTGAAATATGTCCGGCCGAGTGGTTTTTAATTTTCTCATCTTCAACACAAATCAGGTTGC
It includes:
- a CDS encoding cofactor-independent phosphoglycerate mutase; translated protein: MKHIIILGDGMSDEPLAAYGGKTPLQMANKPHIDWLAKNGQSGLLKTVPESMHPGSEIANMAVLGYNVEKVFEGRGVLEAASMGVELQPGDLGLRCNLICVEDEKIKNHSAGHISTEEAEVLIQYLNEKLGTDRIKFYSGVSYRHLLVIKEGIKDFSFTPPHDVPGTPFRDCLPQAKTEAAKETSDLITELIMKSQELLENHPINQKRREAGKDAGNSVWPWSPGYKPAMPTLKEMFGIENSAVISAVDLIHGIGVYAGMKVIHVEGATGLYDTNYEGKAQAAIEALNENDFVYLHIEASDEAGHEGDVELKTKTIEYLDQRVVKYILEETAKMDEEVAIAILPDHPTPCALKTHTRDAVPFSIYKPGTEADAVEVYDEFDTHNGVFGTLEGDQFIRTFLK
- the thrC gene encoding threonine synthase, coding for MKYYSTNKNTPDVSLKEAVVKGLAADNGLFMPERIEKFEPAFFENIQHLSFQEIAFEVANKFFGEDIEEAKLKEIVYDTLQFDCPLVKVADSIYSLELFHGPTLAFKDVGARFMARLLHHFLDKQEKLVNVLVATSGDTGSAVANGFLGVEGIHVYVLYPKGKVSTIQESQFTTLGQNITALEVEGTFDDCQYLVKTAFLDEELNKKMVLTSANSINVARFLPQAFYYFNAYARLKEAGKLDDKKLVFSVPSGNFGNLTAGLIAAEMGLPVKQFIAANNENDVVFQYLESGEYKPRPSVETIANAMDVGAPSNFARILDLYKNDHSVIAKKIKGYRYSDEEIRKVILKVYNEQEYLCDPHGACGYQSLSEYLSEHEVGVFLETAHPAKFTETVEKVIGKGEVKLPNKLAAFMKGEKQRELMTSAYEDFKSYLQNRPV